The nucleotide sequence GGCGGCCATGGCGCCACGAGCGGAGGATCGCATCCTGAGCGCGTCGAAACTCGCGTCGTTGATGCTAGCCGTCCGGGGCGCGCGTGGCGTGGCCTCGATCGCGGTCCTCCCCTTCGTGAATCGAAGCCGCAGCGAGGATGACGAGTACTTCTCCGACGGTCTCGCCGACGAGATCCGAAACATGCTCGCCAAGATCCGCGGGCTGAGAGTGGCGGCGCGAACGTCGTCATTCCGGTTCAAGGGGGGCAAGGAGGACTTGGCCACGATTGGCCAGAAGCTGAACGTCGCTGCGATCCTGGAAGGCACCGTGCGCAAGTCCGGGAACAACGTGCGGATCTCGGTGCATTTGCTGAAGGTGTCCGACGGGTATCACCTCTGGGCCGAGACGTACGACCGAACACTCGACGACATCTTCGCGGTGCAGGACGATATCGCTCAATCCGTGGTGCGGGAGCTGCGCGAGAAGTTGTTGGGTGAAAAGGTGGATTCGAAGGCGGGTGGAGAAGTCCGAGCGGAGGTGGCGCGGGCCGCGAAGGGCCGAGGAACGAACCCCGAAGCGCATCGACTCTGCCTGCAGGCGCAGTATTTCGCGGCCCGCGGCAGTCGCGAAGATATGCTGAAGGCGTCGGGCTATCTCGAGCGGGCTCTGGAGTTGGACTCGGCCTACGCGCTGGCCTGGGCGCGCCTGGGTCGGTCTCACATGAGAGCAGCGGATATGGGCTGGGTCGAGGCGGAGGTGGGGCACAAGCGCGGCAGGGAGCTCGTGGAGCACGCGCTTTCCTTGGAGCCGGACCTGGCAGAGGGGCATGCGTCCCTCGGCTGGACTCGGATGGTTATGGATTGGGACTGGAGCGGTGCGGAAGCGTCGTTTCGACGGGCTCAAGAGCTGATGCCGGGTAATACGGTCGTGCTTTCTTACGCCAGCGCGATGGCATCAAATCGGGGCCGCCTCGAGGAGGCGATCGAGATTGCCCATCGTGGGGTGGATCAGGACCCGCTCAGCTCCCTGTCCTATATCACCCTCGGCCTCATGCTCTATCGTGCCGGCAGCTTTGCGGATGCGGAGAAGGCGTTTCGGGTGGGTATCGAGCTTTCACCACAGAGGGCCAACATACGCGCCTATCTCGCGTTCGTGCTGCTCGCACAACGGCGTGCCGACGAGGCGCTCGCGGTAGCACTGGAGGAGCCCGAGGGGTGTTTTCGCCTGGAGGCGCTGGCGGTGATTCATCACGTCGCGGGGCGTCAGAAAGAGGCGGACACCGCGCTTCGCGAGCTGATCGAAACCATGGCGGATACGGCCGCATACCAAATCGCGTCCGTGTATGCCGTCCGCCATGAACCGGATTCGGCATTCGAGTGGTTCGAGCGCGCGTACCGGCTTCGGGACACGGGACTCGCCGAGATGAAATCCAATCCGCGCCTTCGCTCGCTGCACGGAGATCCACGTTGGCCGGAGTTCCTGGAGAAGGTCGGATTGAGGGAGTGACCACCCCCCGGCAGTCTGCACGCGCAGCGAGAATCCCGTTTCAACCTCCCTTCACTTTCGCCGATCCAAGATCGTGAGGCCGAACGTCGGCTGTCGCCTGGCCCTTGACTGGGAGTCTCCCATGAGCCGATCGATCTGGATTCTCGCCATTACCCTCCTTTCCATCGCGACCACTTTCTCCCTGGCGGCCCCTCGCGAATACTCGCCCGCGTCCCAGCGTGACCTGGATGAATCGGGGGAAATGGGGTGGATCCTCGTTACCGACGGCGCCACAAGCATGTCCGACCTGGCCGACCAGGAATCGATCGAGGAGCTCCGTGTGCGCTTCGGCAGTCCCTTCCTGGTTCTCCATCAGGGGAACGCCCGCTTTGTGGTGCGGGATCGGGGGCTGATCGATCGCGCTGAGCGCGCCGTCTACGCGATCAAGGTCTACGGCAAGGAGACGGCCATGCTGGCCACGTTCCAGGCTCGGGGCGCGCTTGGATCCGCGAAACGAGCGCGTAAGGCCTCCGCGCTTGCGGAACGCCCGGCGCCCGGCGGATCACGGGGAGACTCGGATGATCGGCTCCAACGCGAGTTCGAGGCGCTGATCCACGAAATGGAAGTCCTGGAGGCCTCCTCCCGACGTGGGGAGGTCTCTGGCGAGACGCACGAGCTGGACCTCAGAAGCAAGGCGCTCTCGAGGCGGCTTCAGCAGGCGGTACGCGGCGGCCGTCGGGAAATGCGCCAGATCTTCGACGACGCGAAGGAGCGCCACCTGCTCCAGCCGCTTCCCGAGGGCATGGCCCGATGACGATGATCAGCGCGCGGCGATCTGCCGCGCGATCGCGACCGACACCGCCGCGTAGACGAGTGCGATGATTCCGTGCGCGGCGATGATGAGGCCCAGGAGCAGGAGATAGCCCTCGAAGTGGCGGCCGGAGGAGGCCGCGGAGACCATCTGCAGCACGCAGTACGCTCCGAACAGGATCGCCGCGACCGAGAGCGCGAGGACCACCAGGCGCAGCGCCGCCTGCCGCGGACCGACGATCAGGTAGGTGAGGCAGAGCCCGCTGTACACCAGGAAGCCGATCGCGATTCCGCTCCAGAACGGGATTCGCGACGGATCGCGTGATGGCAGGACGAGCGCGATCACGCTGAAGAGCCACAGAGCGACGGCGATGGTCATCACCGAGCTCAAGCCCACCATGATCTTGAGCGGGAGCGAGAAGCCGCCGAACTGGGCGGCGAGCGGTCCCGCCGGCCCGAACCGGCGCACGGCGGCTTCCTCGGCTTCATGCTGTGACATGCCATTCCTCCGTTCCTCGGCCACGATCTCCTGCAGGTGATCGGCGGCCTCTTCGACAACGCGTCGTGCGAGCAGCGGGTCGTGTCGCAGCGCCTGCCGCAGCTCGGCCAGGTAGTTCGCGATCGGGCTATCCATGGTCGGGAGCGGCGCCCCGGATGACCGCGTTCACGCTCGCGACCAGATCGCCCCACGCGCGGCGGCGGTCGCGCAGCGCCGCCCGCCCCGCCGGCGTCAGCCGGTAGGTCCGGCGGCTGCGGCCCGAGACGGTTTCGGCGGCGCTCGCGAGATAGCCCGCCTGCTCGAGTCGATAGAGCGAGGGGTAGAGCGTGCCCTCGGCGAGATCGACGTGGCCGCCGCTCGCCACCCGAAGCGCCTTGATGATGTCGTAGCCGTGCGAAGGCTTGCGGGCGACCACCGCGAGCACCATGAGATCGATCTGGCCGGCGAGCATCGGTTCGCGCTTCATACCTAGCTATTCTAGGCATAGCGGGACTAGGTGTCAAGGGCCGGTTGCAAGCGGGGCTTGTCTGGCCGAACATTCCTTCCGGCGGGGTCAAGAAATGCCGTACTTTTCGAACGTGACCACGCGCGTTCGCGTTGCACTCGTCGTCCTGGCCCTGGCCGTGGTCGCCGGACTCTCGTTCGGGCCGATCGCGGCCCATCTCGCGGC is from Candidatus Binatia bacterium and encodes:
- a CDS encoding permease prefix domain 1-containing protein — protein: MDSPIANYLAELRQALRHDPLLARRVVEEAADHLQEIVAEERRNGMSQHEAEEAAVRRFGPAGPLAAQFGGFSLPLKIMVGLSSVMTIAVALWLFSVIALVLPSRDPSRIPFWSGIAIGFLVYSGLCLTYLIVGPRQAALRLVVLALSVAAILFGAYCVLQMVSAASSGRHFEGYLLLLGLIIAAHGIIALVYAAVSVAIARQIAAR
- a CDS encoding protein kinase, whose product is MHADDPLDDLASSVSDGTQIDWDRVAADPEDEAEIQGLRDVERIAAFSRTLQRSGANDGAPPDAPAVSSGIRPQHWGDLTLLERIGAGSNGEVWRAWDATLQREVALKFLQSRRIEAAGTAREVLLEEARALARVRHRGVVTVHGISEHDGRPGMWMEFLRGPTLAEEIERRGALPVSDVLRIGIGLCAALEAVDLAGLVHRDLKPANVVLEPDGRVVLTDFGLGWRRAGSTEQAPRGWGTPVFMSPEIMSGEIPTHRSDLYALGVTLRWALTGTAPFHAKDWESLRAEAGRGPTAALSEERPDAPPGLVRAIEAAMAPRAEDRILSASKLASLMLAVRGARGVASIAVLPFVNRSRSEDDEYFSDGLADEIRNMLAKIRGLRVAARTSSFRFKGGKEDLATIGQKLNVAAILEGTVRKSGNNVRISVHLLKVSDGYHLWAETYDRTLDDIFAVQDDIAQSVVRELREKLLGEKVDSKAGGEVRAEVARAAKGRGTNPEAHRLCLQAQYFAARGSREDMLKASGYLERALELDSAYALAWARLGRSHMRAADMGWVEAEVGHKRGRELVEHALSLEPDLAEGHASLGWTRMVMDWDWSGAEASFRRAQELMPGNTVVLSYASAMASNRGRLEEAIEIAHRGVDQDPLSSLSYITLGLMLYRAGSFADAEKAFRVGIELSPQRANIRAYLAFVLLAQRRADEALAVALEEPEGCFRLEALAVIHHVAGRQKEADTALRELIETMADTAAYQIASVYAVRHEPDSAFEWFERAYRLRDTGLAEMKSNPRLRSLHGDPRWPEFLEKVGLRE
- a CDS encoding PadR family transcriptional regulator, whose product is MKREPMLAGQIDLMVLAVVARKPSHGYDIIKALRVASGGHVDLAEGTLYPSLYRLEQAGYLASAAETVSGRSRRTYRLTPAGRAALRDRRRAWGDLVASVNAVIRGAAPDHG